GTCCACGGCGTACGCCCACCCGAGCCCCGCGAACGCGACGACCACGCCCGCCAGCGCCGGACCGGCGACGCCGCCGACCTGCCAGCGCAACGAGTTCAGGGCGGCCGCGGCCGGCAGGTGCTCGTGGGCCACGATCCGCGGCATCAGCGAGTCGAGCGCGGGCCGCTGCACCGAGAGCAGGGCGGAGGAGAGGGCGGCGACCACGTAGAGCGGCCAGACGGCGGGGCTCGGCATCAGCGCGTTGACCAGCAGCACCACGCACAGCAGACCCTGCCCGGCCTCGGTCCACACGATCAGCTTCCGCTTGTCCCAGGCGTCGGCGAGCGCACCTCCGTACAGCCCGAACACGATCAGCGGTACGAGCTCGACGGCCCCGATCGCTCCCACGGCCGCCGCGGACCCGGTGAGCTCCTTGATCTGCACCGGCAGCGCGACGAAGGTCAGAAAACTCCCGAAGTTCGTGATCAGCCCCGACAGCCACAGCCTGCGGAAGTCGACGGAGGCCCGCCAGGGGGCGAGGTCGGGGAGCAGGGCGCGCAGGCCGGAGGGAGGTTCGGGGGCGGCGTCGGTCACGAGGGGCAATGGTCGGGGGAGGGGCGGTTGCGGGCAACCGCTTTTTCGCCGGGTCCGCGGTCGGCCAGGTCACCAGCGGGCAGGCGGCGGTGCCGTCAACGCGTCCGTCAGTCTTGACAACCTGTCCCGGAAACGCCGGCGCCCCCTGGAGGCGGACGGTAGGGAGTTCTCCCCGGCCGCCGCGCTGACCAGGTGCTGCACGGTGTCGAGGTCCAGTTCGGCGCCCTCCGGTACGGCCAGCGACTCGTGTGCCATCGCCGCCAGTTCGGCCCCGCCGTCCCCGACGGTCAGCACCGTCGTCCCGGCCCGCCGGGCGTCATGCACTCGCTCCAGCAGCGCGGCACCCGGCCCCTCCGGCGACACCACGAGCAGCGTCTCACCACGCCGGGCCCCCTCGATCCGCCCCAGCCCGACCGCCAGATGGGCCGGATCCGACGGGCGCGGGTCATGCCGTACGAGTGTCGGGGCCAGCTCCGGCGTGCCCGACCACGCGGCCTCGTCCACCAGATGCGCCGCGAGATGCCACGGCTCGTACTCCGCCGTGCCCACCAGCAGCAGCCCTCCGCCGTGCGACACCACCGACCCCCGCAGCGCCCCCGCGAACCGCCGCGTGGCCCCCAACCACTCGGTCCCGGCGAGCACTTCGCGCAACAACGCGACCCGTACGGCATCCATGGGACCGCATGCTGCCGCAACCGGCCGTTCGTGACCCGCGGTTCGCGCCGAATTCGCCCAACTTGGGCAAGGAGTCGAGTCACTGTCCGGCAAGGAGTTCGACCATGCCGACCACGAGACGGGTGACTTCGGCTGGTACGAGACGATCGGCTTCCGGCGGGTGCCCGTGACGGAGTTCACCTGAGACTTTCCGGCGCGCGGGGCGGACGTAAAGTCGGCCCATGACCTCTACCGATAGCGACAGCGCTCAGAAGGCCCCCGCCAAGGACCCCTGGGACCTCCCCGACGTCTCCGGTCTCGTCGTCGGCGTGCTCGGCGGGACCGGCCCGCAGGGCAAGGGCCTCGCCTACCGGCTCGCCAAGGCCGGCCAGAAGGTGATCATCGGCTCGCGGGCCGCCGACCGTGCGCAGGCCGCCGCCGAGGAGCTCGGGCACGGCGTCGAGGGCGCGGACAACGCCGAGACCGCCCGGCGCAGCGACATCGTGATCGTCGCCGTGCCCTGGGACGGCCATGGCAAGACCCTTCAGTCCCTGCGCGAGGAACTGGCCGGCAAGCTCGTCGTCGACTGCGTCAACCCGCTCGGCTTCGACAAGAAGGGCGCCTACGCGCTGAAGCCGGAGGAGGGCAGCGCCGCCGAGCAGGCCGCCGCCCTGCTGCCCGACTCCCGGGTCACCGCCGCCTTCCACCACCTGTCGGCGGTCCTGCTCCAGGACCCCGAGGTCGACGAGATCGACACCGATGTGATGGTCCTCGGCGAGGTGCGGGCGGACGTGGAGATCGTCCAGGCCCTGGCCGGCCGCATCCCCGGCATGCGCGGGATCTTCGCGGGGCGCCTGCGCAACGCACACCAGGTGGAGTCGCTGGTCGCCAACCTGATCTCCGTGAACCGCCGCTACAAGGCGCACGCGGGGGTCCGTATCACCGACGTGTGAGCGGATGAGCGCATGGGGGACACTGTGCGGCGAAGCAGTACAGCAAGCAGTGCAGCAGTGTCCCCCGACAGGAGAACCACCCCATGCCCCGCCTCGCCCTCTACGCCCTCGCCGTCTGTGTCCTGTCCGTGGCCGCGGCGGTCGTCTCCTTCGCCCAGGGCAGCTTTCTGGGGATCGTGTGGGTGCTGCTCGCGGGCCTGTCGTCCAACATGACCTGGTACTACGTGAAGCGGGAGAAGGCGCGGAAGTCCCTCACGGGCTGAGCTCCCTCACGGGCTGAGCTCCCTCACGGGCTGAGCTCCCTCACGGGCTGACCTGGCAGAACTCGTTCGTCCCCTGCCAGAAGCGGTACAGCTCCTGACCGCAGTACGTCTCGAACTCATGGATCCCCAGGCCGGCCAGTATCGAGTCGATCACCTCGAAGAACGCGCTGTTGATCGACGGCACCCACAGCAGCGCGAACACGAACAGCAGGCCGAAGGGCGCGAACGGCTCCACCTGGCGCTTGATGCTGTACGACAGCCAGGGCTCGATGACTCCGTAGCCGTCCAGGCCCGGCACCGGCAGGAAGTTCAGCAGCGCGGCCGTGACCTGGAGCAGGGCGAGGAAGGCGAGGGCGAACCGGAAGTCCCGCGGCACGCCGTCCAGCGCGTCCAGCCAGAACGGCGCCGTGCAGACGACCGCGAACAGGACGTTCGTCAGCGGCCCCGCCGCCGAGATCAGACTGTGCCGCCACCGGCCCTGGATCCGGCCGCGCTCGATGAAGACGGCGCCACCGGGAAGACCGATCCCGCCCATGATGACGAACAGCACGGGGAGCACGATGCTCAGCAGGGCGTGCGTGTACTTCAACGGGTTGAGGGTGAGATAGCCCTTCGACCCGACCGAGATGTCGCCGCTGTGCAGGGCGGTGCGCGCGTGCGCGTACTCGTGCAGGCACAGGGAGACGATCCACGCGGCCGTCACGAACAGGAACACGGAGAATCCGGGCTGTTCGGCGAACCCCGTCCAGGTGGCCCAGCCCGTCACCGCCGTGACGGCGACGATCCCGATGAAGACGGGGCTGATCCGCCGGTCGCTGTGGCGGGTGGTGGCGGTGGTCATGGGGCTCCCTGGACACTCGTGAACACGCGGTGGGACTGCCCGACCGTACCGGGCGCGGGGGGAAAACGTCTCGCGGGTGGTCGAGGGTTCCGGCAGCACACCCCGTGTGCCTGAAACCCGGAAGCGGAGCCGGGGCGTCCCCGGAGACAATGGACCTCGTGCGCTACCGCATCCTCGGCACCACCCAGGCACTCCGCCCCGACGGCACGCCCGTTCCGGTCGGCGGGGCGCGGCTGCGCGCGCTGCTGACCGTGCTCGCGCTGCGAGCCGGCCGGACCGTGCCCGCAGGGCTCCTGGTGGACGAGGTGTGGGACGGCGACCCGCCCGCCGACGCCACGGGCGCGCTCCAGGCACTCGTCGGACGGCTGCGCCGGGCGCTCGGCGCGGACGCGGTCGCCTCGGTGGACGGCGGCTACCGCCTCGCCGCCGCGCCCGACGACGTCGACCTGCACCGTTTCGAGCGGCTGGTCGGCGAGGGCCTGCGCGCGCTGGCCGACGGCGACCCCGCCAAGGCGGCCGTCGTCCTCGACGACGCCCTCGCCCTGTGGCGCGGCCCGGCCCTCGCCGACCTGCCCGACCGCACCGCCGAGGCGGCCCGCCTGCGGACCCGGCACCTCGACGTGCTGCGCGCCCGCCACACCGCCGCGCTCGCCCTCGGCCACGCCGAACAGTCCCTGCCCGAGCTGACCGCCCTGTGCGACACCCACCCGCTGGACGAGCCCCTCCAGGCCCTGCGCCTGCGCGCCCTGCGCGACGCGGGCCGCACGGCGGAAGCGCTGGCCGCCTACGAGGACGTACGACAGCTCCTGGCGGACCGGCTGGGTTCTGATCCGGGCCCGGAACTGCGTGGTCTGCACGATGAGTTGCTGAACGCCGGTGAGACACCTGCCCCCAGGCCGCGGCAGGCCTCCGACTCCCCACCCCCCAGCAACCTCCGCGCCCGCCTCACCTCCTTCGTCGGTCGCGAAGCCGATATCGAGGCCATCCGGGGGGACCTCGCCGCCGCCCGGCTCGTCACGTTGATCGGTCCCGGCGGGGCCGGGAAGACGCGGCTGTCCCAGGAGGCCGCGGAGGCCGTGCGGTACGCGGCTCGGGACGGACTGTGGCTGGCCGAGCTCGCTCCCGTCGACGACCCGGACGCCGTACCGGAGGCGGTGCTCACCGCCGTCGGCGCCCGGGAGACCGTGCTGTACGGCGCCGGTGCCGAGGCGATGCGGGCCGGGGCCGACCGGCACGACGACCCCGTCGAGCGGCTCGCCGAGCACTGCGGCAGCCGCCGTATGCTGCTGATCCTCGACAACTGCGAGCACGTCGTCGACGCCGCCGCCCGGCTCGTCGAGGAGCTCCTGGAGCGCTGCCCCGGCCTGACGGTGCTGGCCACCAGCCGTGAACCCCTCGGCGTGCCGGGGGAGTTGCTGCGGCCCGTGGAGCCGCTGCCCGAACCCGTCGCGCTGCGGCTGCTCACCGACCGGGGTGCGGCGGCCCGGCCCGGCTTCCGGGTGGAGGACGATCCGGACGCGTGTGCCGAGATCTGCCGGCGCCTCGACGGACTGCCCCTCGGCATCGAGCTCGCCGCCGCCCGTCTGCGCATGCTGACCCCACGCCAGATCGCCGACCGGCTCGACGACCGCTTCCGCCTGCTGACCTCCGGCAGCCGTACCGTCCTGCCCCGCCAGCAGACGCTCAGGGCCGTCGTCGACTGGTCCTGGGAGCTGCTGGACGTGGACGAACGGGACGTGCTGCGGCGGCTGTCCGTGTTCGCCGGCGGCAGCGACCTCGCCGCCGCCGAGGCCGTGTGCGGTCCGGCCGCCTTCGACGCGCTCGGCTCGCTCGTCGACAAGTCCCTGGTGGTCGCGGCCCCTTCGGGGGACGGCGAGATGCGCTACCGGCTCCTGGAGACCGTCGCCGAGTACGCGGGCGAACGGCTCGACGAGGCCGGGCAGCGCGCGGACGCCGAGCGCGCGCATCTGACGTACTACCGCGAACTCGCCCGCACCACTGAACCGTTGCTGCGCGGCTCGAGCCAGCTCGCCGCCATCGGGCGGCTCGAGCGCGAGGCCGAGAACATCCGCGCGGCGCTGCAACGCGCCGTCGCCGCGCGCGACGAGCAGGAGGTGCTGTGCCTGGTGCTGTCCATGGCCTGGTACTGGCAGATGCGCGACCTGCGCCTGATAGCCCGCACCTGGTCCCGCGAGGCGCAGACCCTCGGCCCCGACCCCTTCGTCCCGCCCGTGCGCCGCGCCGCGCCGCTGTGGGAGCGCTGCACGGACACCCCGCCCCCGTGGACCGGCGAGGTCCTCGAAGAGGCCCGGCGCGGTGTCCACCTCGTCCATCTCGCCTGCATGGACACCGAGTTGAATGCCTGGCAGACCCCACCGGCGCAGCAGAAGCTGCGCGCCATCGCGGAGACCTACGAGCCGGGGATGCCGCAGACCTGCCGTATGCCCGGCTCCCTGTGGTTCTTCGCCGTCATGCTCACCGGCGACATGGACCGGGTACGCCGGATCGTCGAGGCCACCGTCGACACCTCCCGCGGCGCGTCCGGCTTCGAGTGGGAGCTCGCCGCCGGTCTCCAGATGCGCGCCAACCTGCTCGCCAACCGCTCCGACTGGGCGGGCGACGCGGCCCGCGACGCCGACGAGTCGCTGGAGATCTACCGCCGCCTCGAGGACCTCTGGGGCACCGCCGAGGCGCTCTCCGCCCGCGCGGAGGCCCATGAACGCAAGGGCGAGTACGGGCTCGCCGCCGCCGACTACGAGGCGGCGATGGGATACGCCGAACGCCTCGGCGCCCGCGCCCAGGTGGCGGTGCTCGCCGCCCGCCTGGGCAACGCGCTGCTGGACGGCGGCGAGTCGGAGCGGGGGGAGCGGCTGCTGCGCGAGGTGATCGACCGCAAGGACGGCTCGGGCCAGGAGGCGATGCCCGCCGCCCGGCTCTACCTCGCCGGCCGGCTCGGCATGACCGACCGGATTCCCGAGGCACGCGAGCAACTCCGGCTGCTGCGCGAGGAGTTCAAGATCGCCTACTTCGTCGTCTTCGACGCCTTCATCCTCTGCGGGGAGGCCTGGCTGGACGCCGCCGAAGGCCGCCACGAGGACTGCCTGAACCGGATCCGGCGGGCGCTGGAACAGGCCGACGACCCACTGGCCATGGCCATCGCCCCGCACATGCGCGCCTCGTACCTGACCATCGCGGCGATCGCCCTCGCCGGCATCGACGGCGGCAGCCGCGCCCGCGACGCCGCCCGGTGCCTCGGCGCCGCCGACAGGATGCTGCCGCGCGGCCATGCCGCGATGGGCATGGAGCGCGACGCACGCGACC
The nucleotide sequence above comes from Streptomyces sp. NL15-2K. Encoded proteins:
- the npdG gene encoding NADPH-dependent F420 reductase; translated protein: MTSTDSDSAQKAPAKDPWDLPDVSGLVVGVLGGTGPQGKGLAYRLAKAGQKVIIGSRAADRAQAAAEELGHGVEGADNAETARRSDIVIVAVPWDGHGKTLQSLREELAGKLVVDCVNPLGFDKKGAYALKPEEGSAAEQAAALLPDSRVTAAFHHLSAVLLQDPEVDEIDTDVMVLGEVRADVEIVQALAGRIPGMRGIFAGRLRNAHQVESLVANLISVNRRYKAHAGVRITDV
- a CDS encoding site-2 protease family protein, which gives rise to MTTATTRHSDRRISPVFIGIVAVTAVTGWATWTGFAEQPGFSVFLFVTAAWIVSLCLHEYAHARTALHSGDISVGSKGYLTLNPLKYTHALLSIVLPVLFVIMGGIGLPGGAVFIERGRIQGRWRHSLISAAGPLTNVLFAVVCTAPFWLDALDGVPRDFRFALAFLALLQVTAALLNFLPVPGLDGYGVIEPWLSYSIKRQVEPFAPFGLLFVFALLWVPSINSAFFEVIDSILAGLGIHEFETYCGQELYRFWQGTNEFCQVSP
- a CDS encoding BTAD domain-containing putative transcriptional regulator, with translation MDLVRYRILGTTQALRPDGTPVPVGGARLRALLTVLALRAGRTVPAGLLVDEVWDGDPPADATGALQALVGRLRRALGADAVASVDGGYRLAAAPDDVDLHRFERLVGEGLRALADGDPAKAAVVLDDALALWRGPALADLPDRTAEAARLRTRHLDVLRARHTAALALGHAEQSLPELTALCDTHPLDEPLQALRLRALRDAGRTAEALAAYEDVRQLLADRLGSDPGPELRGLHDELLNAGETPAPRPRQASDSPPPSNLRARLTSFVGREADIEAIRGDLAAARLVTLIGPGGAGKTRLSQEAAEAVRYAARDGLWLAELAPVDDPDAVPEAVLTAVGARETVLYGAGAEAMRAGADRHDDPVERLAEHCGSRRMLLILDNCEHVVDAAARLVEELLERCPGLTVLATSREPLGVPGELLRPVEPLPEPVALRLLTDRGAAARPGFRVEDDPDACAEICRRLDGLPLGIELAAARLRMLTPRQIADRLDDRFRLLTSGSRTVLPRQQTLRAVVDWSWELLDVDERDVLRRLSVFAGGSDLAAAEAVCGPAAFDALGSLVDKSLVVAAPSGDGEMRYRLLETVAEYAGERLDEAGQRADAERAHLTYYRELARTTEPLLRGSSQLAAIGRLEREAENIRAALQRAVAARDEQEVLCLVLSMAWYWQMRDLRLIARTWSREAQTLGPDPFVPPVRRAAPLWERCTDTPPPWTGEVLEEARRGVHLVHLACMDTELNAWQTPPAQQKLRAIAETYEPGMPQTCRMPGSLWFFAVMLTGDMDRVRRIVEATVDTSRGASGFEWELAAGLQMRANLLANRSDWAGDAARDADESLEIYRRLEDLWGTAEALSARAEAHERKGEYGLAAADYEAAMGYAERLGARAQVAVLAARLGNALLDGGESERGERLLREVIDRKDGSGQEAMPAARLYLAGRLGMTDRIPEAREQLRLLREEFKIAYFVVFDAFILCGEAWLDAAEGRHEDCLNRIRRALEQADDPLAMAIAPHMRASYLTIAAIALAGIDGGSRARDAARCLGAADRMLPRGHAAMGMERDARDRAVASVRAALDDDVYEAAYAEGGGLSIEEAAALV